In Puntigrus tetrazona isolate hp1 chromosome 22, ASM1883169v1, whole genome shotgun sequence, one genomic interval encodes:
- the dram2b gene encoding DNA damage-regulated autophagy modulator protein 2b, whose amino-acid sequence MWWFQEGLCVLPAALVVWTAATFIFAYITAVILRHVDPLVPYISDTGTVAPERCVFGLMLNVSAFLGVATMYVRYKQLRALTGAEDARVNRLNLAGFVLGCGSSLGMCVVANFQKTTLFSMHLVGAMLTFGVGALYILVQTLLSYLMQPHIHSKNIFWTRLSLCVWTFASIVCMFVSSVIMYSTLSGTEVNQKLHWTPGEPGFTPHIVSTISEWSLALSFISFFLTYIRDFKKIRLRAEAELQSEHLYDSHHSRASETSPLLAGSI is encoded by the exons ATGTGGTGGTTTCAGGAGGGTTTGTGCGTCTTGCCCGCGGCTCTGGTCGTCTGGACCGCCGCCACCTTCATCTTCGCCTACATCACGGCCGTCATCCTCAGACACGTGGACCCGCTGGTGCCCTACATCAG TGACACGGGGACGGTCGCGCCGGAGAGATGCGTGTTTGGACTTATGCTGAATGTGTCCGCGTTTTTAG GTGTCGCTACTATGTATGTGCGCTATAAGCAGCTTCGCGCTCTCACGGGTGCCGAAGACGCTCGCGTGAACCGCCTCAATCTGGCGGGGTTCGTTCTGGGCTGCGGGAGTTCGCTCGGCATGTGCGTCGTCGCCAACTTCCAG AAAACCACCCTGTTCTCGATGCACCTGGTGGGCGCCATGCTGACGTTCGGCGTGGGTGCTCTGTACATCCTGGTCCAGACGCTGCTGTCGTACCTCATGCAGCCGCACATCCACAGCAAAAACATCTTCTGGACGCGCCTCAGCCTCTGCGTCTGGACCTTCGCCAGCATCGTCTGCA TGTTCGTGTCGTCGGTCATCATGTACAGCACTCTGTCAGGAACCGAGGTCAACCAGAAGCTGCACTGGACGCCCGGAGAACCG GGTTTCACGCCGCACATCGTCAGCACCATCTCCGAGTGGTCTCTCGCTCTGTCCTTCATCAGCTTCTTCCTCACCTACATACGAGACTTCAAG AAGATCCGTCTGCGAGCGGAGGCGGAGCTCCAGAGCGAGCACCTGTACGACTCGCACCACTCCCGGGCCTCGGAGACGTCTCCGCTGCTCGCCGGCAGCATCTGA